From the Fundidesulfovibrio magnetotacticus genome, the window GGCCGCGACTCGCGTCGCGGCCCTTCGAAGACTGCCGGAGGACCCGGCTCAGGCCAGGGCGCGGGGCTTGCCCGCCCCCGGGGGCAGGGCCTGCCCGCCGCCCGTGCCGTCCTGCATGTCGCCGATGAGCCGCCGGAGCACCTGGGCCTGCCGGGCCAGGTCCGAAACGGCCTGGGCCGCCTGGGTCATGGCCTGGGAGGTCTCGGAGGAGATGGTGCTCACCTCCTCGATGGAGCGGTTGATCTCCTCACTGGCCGCCGACTGCTGCTCCGAGGCCGCCGCGATGGAGCGCACCTGGTCCGAGGCCGAATCCACCATGCTCACGATCTCCTTGAGGGACTCGCCGGAACGGGTGGCCAGGGCGGCGGCCTCCTCGATGGTGCGCACGGCCTGCTCCACGTTGCCGATGTTGGAGCGCGTGCCCTGCTGGATGCCCGTGATGGCCTCGCCCACCTCCTTGGTGGCCTGCATGGTCTTTTCGGCCAGCTTGCGCACCTCGTCGGCCACCACGGCGAAGCCGCGCCCCGCCTCGCCCGCGCGCGCGGCCTCGATGGCCGCGTTGAGCGCCAGGAGGTTCGTCTGGTCCGCGATGTCGGAGATAACGTTCATGACCTGCCCGATGCCCTCGGCCTGGCCGCCCAGCACGCCCATGTCGCGCTTCAGGGCCAGGGCCTGCTCCTCCACTTGCTGGATGGAGGCCACCACCTGGCCCACCACGCGCGAGCCCTCCTCGGCGCGGCCCCTGGCCCCCTGGGAGGTCTCGGCGGCCTGGGAGGCGTTCTTGGCCACCTCCAGCACCGTGGCGTTCATCTCCTCCATGGCCGTGGCGGTCTCGGCCACGCGCTGGGCCTGGTTCTCCGCGCCCCGGCTGGACTGCTCCACCTGGGCCGAAAGCTGTTCCGAGGCCGAGGTGAGCACCTCCGACACCTGCTCCAGCTCCGCCGCCACGCGGAGCATGCGCTCCATGGCCTC encodes:
- a CDS encoding methyl-accepting chemotaxis protein, whose amino-acid sequence is EAMERMLRVAAELEQVSEVLTSASEQLSAQVEQSSRGAENQAQRVAETATAMEEMNATVLEVAKNASQAAETSQGARGRAEEGSRVVGQVVASIQQVEEQALALKRDMGVLGGQAEGIGQVMNVISDIADQTNLLALNAAIEAARAGEAGRGFAVVADEVRKLAEKTMQATKEVGEAITGIQQGTRSNIGNVEQAVRTIEEAAALATRSGESLKEIVSMVDSASDQVRSIAAASEQQSAASEEINRSIEEVSTISSETSQAMTQAAQAVSDLARQAQVLRRLIGDMQDGTGGGQALPPGAGKPRALA